DNA from Oncorhynchus masou masou isolate Uvic2021 chromosome 5, UVic_Omas_1.1, whole genome shotgun sequence:
ATCAACGAGCATCCACATTATGTGCCACATACCTGTCTTCTGTTTGATATCTGCTACAGATTTCGAGAACATAATGAAGACCGAAAAAAGAGTGATGCCcaagactctgactgagatgtacaTGTATTTCCTCATATTTCAGTCCAAACAGACACCGGTGAAGTTTGAAGGGAAAGTGCAGATCGATCAACACTGGGATAAAGAGAGCATTATgtcggcggcagggtagcttagtggttagagcgttggactagtaacaggaaggttgcaagttcaaaacccccgagctgacaaggtacaaatctgtcgttctgcccctgaacagacagttaacccactgttcctaggccatcattgaaaataagaatttgttcttaactgacttgcctagtaaaatcaaatttaaaaaatgtcacTGGGGAAACTGGCTTTCCAACAGTTGGAGATAGAAAATCTGATTTTCTATGAGGAAGACCTGAAAAAATTTGGTATTGATGTCAGAGAGGCATCAGTGTATTCAGGACTGTGCACACAGATCTTCAGAGAGGAGAATGGGCTGTACCAGGAGAAGGTATACTGCTTTGTTCATCTGAGCATCCAGGAGTTCATGGCTGATGGGTattctttatttcacctttatttaaccaggtaggctagttgagaacacctttatttaaccaggtaggctagttgagaacacctttatttaaccaggtaggctagttgagaacacctttatttaaccaggtaggctagttgagaacacctttatttaaccaggtaggctagttgagaacacctttatttaaccaggtaggctagttgagaacacctttatttaaccaggtaggctagttgagaacacctttatttaaccaggtaggccagttgagaacacctttatttaaccaggtaggccagttgagaacacctttatttaaccaggtaggccagttgagaacacctttatttaaccaggtaggctagttgagaacacctttatttaaccaggtaggctagttgagaacacctttatttaaccaggtaggctagttgagaacacctttatttaaccaggtaggctagttgagaacacctttatttaaccaggtaggctagttgagaacacctttatttaaccaggtaggctagttgagaacacctttatttaaccaggtaggctagttgagaacacctttatttaaccaggtaggctagttgagaacacctttatttaaccaggtaggctagttgagaacacctttatttaaccaggtaggctagttggtagaacacctttatttaaccaggtaggccagttgagaacacctttatttaaccaggtaggctagttgagaacacctttatttaaccaggtaggctagttgagaacacctttatttaaccaggtaggctagttgagaacacctttatttaaccaggtaggctagttgagaacacctttatttaaccaggtaggctagttgagaacacctttatttaaccaggtaggctagttgagaacacctttatttaaccaggtaggctagttgagaacaagttctcatttgcaactgcgacctggccaagataaagcatagctcATGCAAAAGGCacgaggaggtaggcaaataattacaattttgcagattaacagtggagtgataaatgatcagatggtcatgtacaggtagagatattggtgtgcaaaagagcagaaaagtaagtaaataaaaacagtatggggatgaggtaggtcaaatttggtgggctatttaccgataagactatgtacagctgcagcgaacgGTTAGCttctcagatagcagatgtttgaagttggtgagggagataaaagtctccaacttcagcgatttttgcaatttgttccagtcacaggcagcagagaacaggaacgaaaggcagccaaatgaggtgttggctttagggatgatcagtgagatacacctgctggagcgcatgctacgggtgggggttgccatcgtgaccagtgaactgagataaggcggagctttacctagcatggacttggtagatgacctggaaccagtgggtctggcgacgaatatgtagcgagggccagccgactagagcatacaagtcgcagtggtgggtggtataaggtgctttagtgacaaaacggatggcactgtgataaactgcatccagtttgctgagtcgagtgttggaagctattttgtagatgacgtcgccgaagtcgaggatcggtaggatagtcagttttactagggtaagtttagcggcatgagtgaaggaggctttgttgcggaatagaaagccgactctagatttgattttcgattggtgatgtttgatatgagtctggaaggagagtttacagtctagccagacacctaggtacttatagatgtccacatattcaaggtcggaaccatccagggtggtgatactagtcaggcgtgcgggtgcaggcagcaaacggttgaaaagcatacatttggttttactagcgtttaagagcagttggaggccacggaaggagtgttgtatggcattgaagcttgtttggaggttagatagcacagtgtccaatgacgggccggaagtatatagaatggtgtcgtctgcgtagaggtggatcagggaatcgcctgcagcaagagcaacatcattgatatatacagagaaaagagtcggcccgagaattgaaccctgtggcacccccatagagactgccagaggaccggacagcatgccctccgatttgacacactgccctctgtctgcaaagtagttggtgaaccaggcaaggcagtcatcagaaaaaccgaggctaaaaaataaaaaaaaacagcccTGTGTTCCTCTCAGTCATCAACAACAGCGTGAATCTAATGGCCAATCCGCAATCAACCTCTGCCAAGCTGCGGACACTGTCTATTGACAACTGTCTAATCGACCTGGCAAGGAGTGCAGTGGATAAGGCTTTAGAGAGTGGGAGTGGACACCTGGACCTGTTCCTCCGCTTCCTTCTGGGCCTCTCATTGAAGTCCAATCAGACTCTCCTACGAGGCCTACTGACACAGACAAGTAGCAGCTCACAGACCAATGAAATGATTGTCAAGTACATCAAGGCAAAGATCAGGGACAAGCCCACCTCAGAGAGATgcatcaatctgttccactgtctgaatgaGTTGAATGACCATTCTTTAGTGGAGGAGATCCAAAGCTACCTGAGATCAGGAAGTCTCTCAGAAGCCAGCCTCTCATCTGCTCATTGGtcagctctggtctttgtgttgctgacttcagaAGAGAAGCTGGAAgtgtttgacctgaagaaatactccagatcagaggaaggtcttgttaggctgctgccagtggtcaaaTCCTCCCGAACAGCACTGTAAGTACATGGATATTAAAAACATAAACATCTGAAATAATGTTTATATTTACACCACAATAAAACATaattactgttttttttttttatcaaataaCATGGCACGCACACAATTGTGAACATTTCCTATTTCTACTTTCCATTTAGGCTGAATGGATGTAACCTCGCAGACAGCTGCTGTGCTTCTTTGGCCTTGACTCTCAGCTCAAACTCCTCCCAACTGAGGGTGCTGGACCTGAGTAACAATGACTTGCAGGATTcatcaggagtgaagctgctctctgctgggcTGGAGAGTCCACACTGTCAACTGGAGACACTGAGGTCAACATGTACTTATTATAGTTCCACTATACTGTAGGCTgatacacactaaacacaaacgctTCTGTGCCCAAaacaaaagggttatttggcttgtTGCCATAGTGGATCCCGTTTTGGTTCTCTATAGAACCTTTTATGAatgttctataaagaaccatgctaataaggttctaaatggaacctaTAATGAACCCTTTCCTATTCACCCCCAAAAAAGTTCCCCTTTCTTTGGTTCTTTAACAAACCTTTATGGAGAATGGTTCTATAGAGATAGATCCTATTGAAGAACcacacatatatatttttttaaattctggcTATCCATATTATACACATTTAAAAAACGGCTGAATAAGATTTGTTAGTTCTGTAACAGCAGGGAGTCTCTGAGGAGGTCATTATGAACTACTGAGTTACTCAACCGTTCTCAATTGACAGAAGGACATACAGTATATGACGCTATCCCAAGACACCGTCACAGGCCACAGTCATGTGATGGCCTAACACAACATTAGATATACTGGTAAACACTCTCACGAGTGCACAAAAAGAGCTGTTTGCAAACCACGCCCCAAAATATTAGAATGGGCCACCACCCTTACATTTTAATTATCACTCAAAGAGGAAAGGGACCCTTTTGTGAACCGCAAAGAACCATTAAAGGTCCCACATTTCCCAAAGAGCCATTAAAGGTCTCAAAGAGTTCTTAAAGGTCTCAAAGAGTTCTGCGAGGTTCCATTTTCCCAAAGAACCATTAAAGGTCTCAAATTTCCCAAAGAACCATTAAAGGTCTCAAAGAGTTCTGCGAGTCAttatggttccacatagaaccatcaCACTTCCAAAAGAACCCTTGAGGAACCTTCTTTTCTTAAGTGTGTACCAGCCTAATATATTTGGGCATGAGAACTGAGTATTCACTGCTCCCAGTCTGtattttgttttaaaaaaaagACTGCTTCCTTGTCATGTTCGTTATAGGAAGAGATGTATTAACTAAAATCAATGTACAATAAACCACTCATTCGCTTttgtaataaataaattaataatataatataaatatatataaataaattcaTTGCAGTTGTTTATCTGGCAAAAAGAATGAAAAGATAGCTGCCCACTTAAGATTTTAGCAGTCCGTGTATAAAATAATGTTGGTGTGTAATGTGGAAATGCTTTACGTGTAGAAATGATGATCAACTCTCTGCAGGCTGTCAGGTTGCCTGGTCACAGAGgtaggctgtgcttctctggccTTAGCTCTGAAgtcaaacccctcccatctaagAGAGCTGGACCTAAGCTACAATCACCCAGAAGACTCAGCACTGAAGCTGTTCTCTGCAGgactggagaaactcaagtatTTTGAGTGTTTCCCTCTATCAGTATTGTCTGCCTGCATGTGAGTGTGTTCCTGCATGCATGCGAGTGTGTTCCTGCATGCATGTGAGTGTGTTCCTGCATGCATGCGAGTGTGTTCCTGCGTGTCAAACCTGAGTTAGTAAGCAGCCTATCAGATGGAAGGAGACACTAGTGATCAAACCTGAGTTAGTAAGCAGCCTATCAGATGGAAGGAGACACTAGTGATCAAACCTGAGTTAGTAAGCAGCCTATCAGATGGAAGGAGACACTAGTGATCAAACCTGAGTTAGTAAGTAGCCTATCTTTGATAGAGTGGGCGCGGCTCGCCTTGTTCCTCCCGACAGTCAAACAAACAGTGagatatagattttttttttcttcatgaaAGTAACTCAACGTAATGTAACTAGTAATATAATGTGTTACTTTCCAGTCATATTGTCTGTAATATTGTTAAATGTAACGAGTAACTAATCCCAACACTTCATGTGTGTAAGTCTGATATATATGAATCATTAACTTTTTTTATCCTTTTTTTTACATCATCTTTTACAGTTTGGACAATGGTGAAGCGTGCCGGTTACAGCCAGGGCTTAAAAAATGTAAGTGATGAATGCTTAAGTTAAAAAATTTATTGAGCTGAAACAGGGCTGTGGAGGCTCTGATGCAAAGTTCTGATTCAAGTTCCATATAGTGACCTGCGTTTCTTCCTAGACTCTAGGGCAGGGCttggcaaccctgttcctaggctgcgtttcttcctagactctagggcagggcttggcaaccctgttcctaggctgcgtttcttcctagactctagggcagggcttggcaaccctgttcctaggctgcttcctagactctagggcagggcaaggcaaccctgttcctagactcttcctagactctagggcagggcttggcaaccctgttcctaggctgcgtttcttcctagactctagggcagggcaaggcaaccctgttcctaggcGGCGTTTCTTCCTAGACTCTAGGGCGGGGCttggcaaccctgttcctaggctgcgtttcttcctagactctagggcagggcttggcaaccctgttcctaggctAGACTCTTAGGGCAGGGCAAGGCAACCCTGTGGGCGTTTTCTTCCTAGACTCTAGGGCAGGGCttggcaaccctgttcctaggctgcgtttcttcctagactctagggcagggcttggcaaccctgttcctaggctgcgtttcttcctagactctagggcagggcaaggcaaccctgttcctaggctgcgtttcttcctagactctagggcagggcttggcaaccctgttcctaggctgcgtttcttcctagactctagggcagggcttggcaaccctgttcctaggctgcgtttcttcctagactctagggcagggcttggcaaccctgttcctaggctgcgtttcttcctagactctagggcagggcttggcaaccctgttcctaggctgcgtttcttcctagactctagggcagggcaaggcaaccctgttcctaggctgcgtttcttcctagactctagggcagggcttggcaaccctgttcctaggctgcgtttcttcctagactctagggcagggcttggcaaccctgttcctaggctgcgtttcttcctagactctagggcagggcttggcaaccctgttcctaggctgcgtttcttcctagactctagggcagggcttggcaaccctgttcctaggctgcgtttcttcctagactctagggcagggcttggcaaccctgttcctaggctgcgTTTCTTCCTAGACTCTTAGGGCAGGGCttggcaaccctgttcctaggctgcgtttcttcctagactctagggcagggcttggcaaccctgttcctaggctgcgtttcttcctagactctagggcagggcttggcaaccctgttcctaggctgcgtttcttcctagactctagggcagggcttggcaaccctgttcctaggctgcgtttcttcctagactctagggcagggcttggcaaccctgttcctaggctgcgtttcttcctagactctagggcagggcaaggcaaccctgttcctaggctgcgtttcttcctagactctagggcagggcttggcaaccctgttcctaggctgcgtttcttcctagactctagggcagggcaaggcaaccctgttcctaggctgcgtttcttcctagactctagggcagggcttggcaaccctgttcctaggctgcgtttcttcctagactctagggcagggcttggcaaccctgttcctaggctgcgtttcttcctagactctagggcagggcttggcaaccctgttcctaggctgcgtttcttcctagactctagggcagggcttggcaaccctgttcctaggctgcgtttcttcctagactctagggcagggcttggcaaccctgttcctaggctgcgtttcttcctagactctagggcagggcaaggcaaccctgttcctaggctgcgtttcttcctagactctagggcagggcttggcaaccctgttcctaggctgcgtttcttcctagactctagggcagggcaaggcaaccctgttcctaggctgcgtttcttcctagactctagggcagggcttggcaaccctgttcctaggctgcgtttcttcctagactctagggcagggcttggcaaccctgttcctaggctgcgtttcttcctagactctagggcagggcttggcaaccctgttcctaggctgcgtttcttcctagactctagggcagggcttggcaaccctgttcctaggctgcgtttcttcctagactctagggcagggcttggcaaccctgttcctaggctgcgtttcttcctagactctagggcagggcttggcaaccctgttcctaggctgcgtttcttcctagactctagggcagggcaaggcaaccctgttcctaggctgcgtttcttcctagactctagggcagggcttggcaaccctgttcctaggctgcgtttcttcctagactctagggcagggcttggcaaccctgttcctaggctgcgtttcttcctagactctagggcagggcttggcaaccctgttcctaggctgcgtttcttcctagactctagggcagggcttggcaaccctgttcctaggctgcgtttcttcctagactctagggcaggacttggcaaccctgttcctagactgcgtttcttcctagactctagggcagggcttggcaaccctgttcctaggctgcgtttcttcctagactctagggcagggcaaggcaaccctgttcctaggctgcgtttcttcctagactctagggcagggcttggcaaccctgttcctaggctATTTTTCTTTGGTAGACTCTAGGGCAGGACttggcaaccctgttcctagactgcgtttcttcctagactctagggcagggcttggcaaccctgttcctaggctgcgtttcttcctagactctagggcagggcaaggcaaccctgttcctaggctgcgtttcttcctagactctagggcagggcttggcaaccctgttcctaggctgcgtttcttcctagactctagggcagggcaaggcaaccctgttcctaggctgcgTTTCTTCCTAGACTCTTAGGGCAGGGCaaggcaaccctgttcctaggctgcgTTTCTTCCTAGACTCTAGGGCAGGGCTTGGCAACCCTGTTCCTAATTTCCTAGACTCTAGGGCATTTAaaggcaaccctgttcctaggctgcgtttcttcctagactctagggcagggcttggcaaccctgttcctaggctgcgtttcttcctagactctagggcagggcaaggcaaccctgttcctaggctgcgtttcttcctagactctagggcagggcaaggcaaccctgttcctaggctgcgtttcttcctagactctagggcagggcttggcaaccctgttcctaggctgcgtttcttcctagactctagggcagggcttggcaaccctgttcctaggcggcgtttcttcctagactctagggcagggcttggcaaccctgttcctaggctgcgtttcttcctagactctagggcagggcttggcaaccctgttcctaggctcgtttcttcctagactctagggcagggcttggcaaccctgttcctaggctgcgtttcttcctagactctagggcagggcttggcaaccctgttcctaggctgcgtttcttcctagactctagggcagggcttggcaaccctgttcctaggctgcgtttcttcctagactctagggcagggcttggcaaccctgttcctaggctgcgtttcttcctagactctagggcagggcttggcaaccctgttcctaggctgcgTTTCTTCCTAGACTCTAGGGTAGCGCttggcaaccctgttcctaggctgcgTTTCTTCCTAGACTCTAGGGTAGCGCttggcaaccctgttcctaggctgcgtttcttcctagactctagggcagggcttggcaaccctgttcctaggctgcgtttcttcctagactctagggcagggcttggcaaccctgttcctaggctgcgtttcttcctagactctagggcagggcttggcaaccctgttcctaggctgcgTTTCTTCCTAGACTCTAGGTGAAATGCtggcaaccctgttcctaggctgcgTTTCTTCCTAGACTCTAGGGTAGCGCTGTGTTCCTAGACTGCGTTTCTTCCTAGACTCTAGGGCAGGGCaaggcaaccctgttcctaggctgcgtttcttcctagactctagggcagggcaaggcaaccctgttcctaggctgcgTTTCTTCCTAGACTCTAGGGCAGGGCTTGGCAACCCTGTTCCTAAGCGGCGTTTCTTCCTAGACTGTACgtaaaaacaaatggaaataagTTAGAAATTGTGCCACTAATGCACAAACACGTTTCGTAAAATTAATTATATTTTTCtttggttagcttttggaaattcttcagaagttccagctaggcaggctaacgttagATAGCTAATTCATGTGCTAGCTATCAAATTCAGAGTGTTACAGTTAAAATAAGTAGACATGCATTCATAATTGACTGTAGGgcatataaagcacccacaagctACCAGCGGCTGAAAAAATAATTGCGGGACGAACGAGTGACGAATTCAGGGCAAGGGCGGTCCATTTCAAATTCATTCCTTCCTTCCTCGCCCCTTTGCCTGCAAGTGTGAACTCGTCAGACGTCGTGATACGTAATCAAAAGTGTCCGCTTAAATTTGTgggctgaggggagagggtgCGTCTGTTAAGTGTTTGGAATGCAGCTCTGGAGTGGCGGAAGTTTGCAGGGTTTTGTTCCAACTCGGCACCACACCTGAacaactgagctaattgatcagtttagtgattgcctaaattcaacacacctggttttcatatcaaaagtcaaatcaaatgttattcgtcacatgcgccgaatacaacaggtgtagtagaccttacagtgaaatgctgaatacaacaggtgtagtagaccttacagtgaaatgctgaatacaacaggtgtagtagacttcacagtgaaatgctgaatacaacaggtgtcgtagacctcacagtgaaatgctgaatacaacaggtgtagtagacctcacagtgaaatgctgaatacaacaggtgtagtagaccttacagtgaaatgctgaatacaacaggtgtagtagaccttacagtgaaatgctgatacaacaggtgtagtagaccttagagtgtAATGCTTACtgacgagcccttaaccaacaatgcagttcaaataaatagagttaataaaatatttactaaataaactaaagtttaaaaaaatcaaaacacatttatgttttttaaatgtcgttccacttcatgattgtgtcccacttgttgttgattcttcacaaaaaaatacagttttatatctttgtttgaagcctgaaatgtggcaaaaggttgcaaagttcaagggggaccgaatactttcgcaaggcactgtaggtaggggtgtagtgactatgcatatataaacAATAACCAATGTTGTTTATAAAGTTAGTTGACTAGATTGGACAAATGTAACTTGTAATGTGTTTTTGTTGGTTTCGCCATCAGATGAACTCACACTGGATCCAAACACAGCAGGCAGACAGCTCATTCTGTCTGAGGACAACAGAAAAGTGCCATCGGTGGAGAGTTTTAAGGACCGGCCacaggtgctgtgtagagagggtctgaatGGGCGttgttactgggaggtagagtggagtgggggaAAAACTCGCTTGGCAGTGACCTATAAAAGAAAAAGGAGTTTTGATTCCAATCTACTTGGAAGCAATGACATATCTTGGGGTCTGGGATGCTATAGTGATGGTTATACTGCCTGGCACAATGGTAATCACACGACCATACTGGCCCCTTActtcaatagagttggagtgtatctggactggcaGGCTGGTTCTCTTACCTTCTAGAGCatctcctctgacacactgacccacctgCACACATTCCACACCTCATTCAAtgagcccctctatccagggtttTTGGTTGAGGAGACGGTGTCCCTGTGCAGGGTGATTTTTAGCTTGAGCTGCTAGACCTGTTAGACCTGCTAGACCTTATTGTTTCTTAGCAACTGGACCTTCCAGGTAAATCTCGCTATTCAAAtccttctttcttcttcttctttggtacAAAATACAGTTTCCTCATCAATAGAAGAAAATGTTACGTAGCATATTATGTATTCAAGCCTACAGATATTATACAATTAAAAATAATTCAACATGAAGAAGAAAGTTAAGCGATGTTGCCATAGACCTGATATATTGACctttacacggaacccaaaccggctgcgctggtgcgccatcgtgcataaatggattttgccccccccccccccccccccaaaccaaatgcaatcacgacacgcaggttacaATATCAAAACAAattctgaaccaatgacattaatttggggacaggtcgaaaagcattaaacatgtatggcaatttagctagttagcttgcacttgctagctaacgttaatttgtcttatttagctagcttgctgttgctagctaatttgtcctgggatataaacattgagttgttattttacctgaaatgcacatccgacaattaatccacacataaaacggacaaccgaattgtttctagtcgtctctcctccttccaggctttttcatctttgaacttatatggtgatcacATCTAAACTTTCAATGTATTACCACAACAACCGGCAACaaagttcatctttcaatcacccacgtgggtataaccaatgaggagatggcacgagggtacctgcttctataaaccaatgaggagatgggagaggcatgACTTTCCGGGCGATCTGCTTCAGAAATAGGAataacttctattttagcccttggtaTCTAGACGTCATtggcgcgcgcgagcagtgtggttGCAATagttgaat
Protein-coding regions in this window:
- the LOC135540394 gene encoding NLR family CARD domain-containing protein 3-like, with translation MANPQSTSAKLRTLSIDNCLIDLARSAVDKALESGSGHLDLFLRFLLGLSLKSNQTLLRGLLTQTSSSSQTNEMIVKYIKAKIRDKPTSERCINLFHCLNELNDHSLVEEIQSYLRSGSLSEASLSSAHWSALVFVLLTSEEKLEVFDLKKYSRSEEGLVRLLPVVKSSRTALLNGCNLADSCCASLALTLSSNSSQLRVLDLSNNDLQDSSGVKLLSAGLESPHCQLETLRLSGCLVTEVGCASLALALKSNPSHLRELDLSYNHPEDSALKLFSAGLEKLNLDNGEACRLQPGLKKYELTLDPNTAGRQLILSEDNRKVPSVESFKDRPQVLCREGLNGRCYWEVEWSGGKTRLAVTYKRKRSFDSNLLGSNDISWGLGCYSDGYTAWHNGNHTTILAPYFNRVGVYLDWQAGSLTF